Proteins found in one Leptospira neocaledonica genomic segment:
- the ligA gene encoding NAD-dependent DNA ligase LigA, translated as MPKKVPAKKTSSKKAEPTETSKKASLDLPKDPKKAEKEMRSLEEQIRHHQYLYYVKNTPKISDYDFDQMFKRLQAFEEAFPKLADPASPTLSVGSDLDKDFEKYTHKLPVLSLENTYNEEELMEWIQKTGSDELYSVEWKIDGASIMLYYENGILANGVTRGTGGVGDDVTENIRTIRSIPLRLSESVSIYLRGEVYMTFSDFEEFNEASEGRYANPRNLSSGSLKQKNSSDVAKRPLRIFTYDAFFPGSKAKFKTHQEVMKKAEDLKFPLPPDTKLLKGSEIPAAIKDFKKKKEKVGFPTDGLVIKLNDLSKREALGYTSHSPRWARAYKFDALMKESKIVGIDYAVGRTGKITPRAEIEPISLAGTTVTFATLHNQDYIDELGVGIGATVRISKRGEIIPAVEEVVTPGKEVFKIPLRCPCCGTKTEKKQDSVDYFCPNPECPDRVKNGIIFYCSRKQMDIEGLGEKQVEFLYDQKYIKDIADLYSLKAHKEKLMEEEGYGEKSVSIILNGIEESKKKDFRFVLSSLGLREIGPKVAELLTEHGYDTIDSIISAAKNPKKLENVLEIPGIGPSTVEAIQESFTDKRILSLIDRLKKAGLKMKADPIEKSDKQPFAGQTWCVSGSFENFQPRDKAMDLVVYYGGKKVGSISSKTTHLLAGPGAGSKLEKAEELGVQVVSEDEFIKILNQNGIKI; from the coding sequence ATGCCTAAAAAAGTCCCGGCTAAAAAGACCTCCTCTAAAAAAGCGGAGCCAACCGAAACGTCTAAAAAGGCTTCCCTAGATCTCCCCAAAGATCCCAAGAAGGCGGAAAAGGAAATGCGCTCCTTAGAAGAGCAGATCCGCCATCATCAATATTTATATTACGTTAAGAACACCCCTAAGATATCTGATTACGATTTCGATCAGATGTTCAAGAGGCTCCAAGCTTTTGAAGAAGCATTCCCGAAATTAGCCGATCCTGCTAGCCCCACTTTAAGTGTTGGTTCCGATTTGGACAAAGATTTCGAGAAATACACTCACAAACTTCCGGTTCTTTCCTTGGAAAACACATATAACGAAGAAGAACTTATGGAATGGATCCAGAAAACGGGATCAGATGAGTTGTACTCAGTCGAATGGAAAATCGACGGTGCTTCCATCATGTTATATTATGAAAATGGAATTCTTGCTAACGGGGTAACCCGAGGCACAGGGGGGGTCGGGGATGATGTTACCGAAAATATTCGGACCATTCGATCTATTCCTCTCAGATTATCCGAGTCTGTTTCCATTTATTTAAGAGGAGAAGTTTATATGACTTTCTCCGACTTCGAAGAATTTAATGAAGCTTCTGAAGGAAGATATGCGAATCCTCGAAACTTGTCCTCGGGATCTTTGAAGCAGAAAAATTCTTCAGACGTAGCAAAACGACCTCTTAGAATATTTACATATGATGCATTTTTTCCAGGCTCTAAAGCAAAATTCAAAACTCACCAAGAGGTAATGAAGAAGGCAGAAGATCTGAAATTTCCTCTTCCACCAGATACTAAATTACTAAAAGGTTCTGAGATCCCTGCTGCGATCAAAGACTTTAAAAAGAAGAAAGAAAAAGTAGGATTTCCTACAGACGGATTAGTTATCAAACTAAACGATCTTTCTAAAAGAGAAGCCTTAGGTTATACATCTCATTCTCCTCGCTGGGCCCGCGCTTATAAATTCGATGCTTTGATGAAAGAAAGTAAGATCGTAGGTATCGATTATGCTGTAGGAAGAACAGGAAAGATCACTCCAAGAGCTGAAATCGAACCTATTAGTTTAGCTGGAACCACAGTTACATTTGCGACCTTGCATAACCAAGATTATATTGATGAGTTGGGAGTAGGGATTGGAGCAACTGTTAGGATTTCCAAAAGAGGAGAAATCATTCCTGCAGTAGAAGAAGTAGTCACTCCAGGAAAAGAAGTTTTTAAGATCCCCCTTCGTTGTCCTTGTTGCGGCACTAAGACTGAAAAGAAACAAGACTCTGTGGACTATTTCTGCCCGAATCCAGAATGTCCCGATCGAGTAAAGAACGGGATCATATTCTATTGTTCTCGTAAACAAATGGATATAGAAGGTCTGGGAGAGAAGCAGGTAGAATTTTTATACGATCAAAAGTATATCAAAGACATCGCAGATCTTTATTCTTTGAAGGCGCATAAAGAAAAGTTAATGGAAGAAGAAGGGTACGGAGAGAAAAGTGTATCCATCATTTTAAATGGGATCGAAGAATCCAAAAAGAAGGATTTTAGATTTGTACTTTCTTCCTTGGGATTAAGAGAAATAGGTCCCAAAGTTGCTGAACTTCTGACAGAGCATGGATATGATACGATCGATTCTATTATCTCCGCAGCTAAAAATCCTAAGAAGCTGGAAAATGTTTTAGAAATTCCGGGCATAGGACCATCTACAGTAGAAGCTATCCAAGAAAGTTTTACGGATAAAAGGATTCTTTCTCTTATTGATCGTTTGAAAAAAGCCGGCTTGAAGATGAAGGCAGATCCGATCGAAAAATCGGATAAACAACCTTTTGCGGGACAGACTTGGTGTGTGTCCGGTTCCTTTGAAAATTTCCAACCTAGAGATAAGGCAATGGATCTGGTCGTTTATTATGGCGGAAAAAAAGTTGGATCTATTTCTTCTAAAACAACTCACCTTTTGGCAGGACCTGGTGCAGGCTCTAAATTAGAAAAGGCAGAAGAGTTAGGAGTGCAAGTAGTCTCCGAAGATGAGTTTATAAAAATTCTAAATCAAAACGGAATTAAGATCTAA
- a CDS encoding AMP-dependent synthetase/ligase: protein METDQKYFYDMLERTASKFPNKESFSRRTKDGIKGRTFSEIKSLTDSLIAGLIEEGVQKDDKILYLCDSSQNWIIGDIAIVSAGAVSVPRGTDVVDEDILYIVNHSESKYAIVQKEKDKQRLVNLGSKLPSLKKVFVIEDDIGDLKSGTDTILGLIERGKSNLSKDPGIVRKRLQEKSPNELATLIYTSGTTGAPKGVMLTQTGWISAVEKVIGFVQLTSADSGVSLLPPWHAFERAIEYCILELGAGFLVSNISNLKEDLKEFQPTLFPSVPRIWESLYNGIMNKVSKESGFKRAVFNFCLKIGNLWAVQKGVLFGYDFRIEKPNFIVWTFSKFSSLVLLILLSPLKLLALAVFKPIHNALGGKLRVSVSAGSALPSVVDKFLSSIGLIVLEGYGMTETSAVLSIRKPKQPSPGTVGTPIQGYECILKDEHGNLVSQGGKGSLWVKSKQVLMGYYKRPELNDVVFDKNGFFDTGDIMRFNYRNELVFAGRAKDTIVLAGGENVEPVPIEDQLLNSPYVNQVMVTGHEAKHLVVLIVPDFERLKAEFPDIPEDANVWNSHPKIREIFKKEVSDRISRKTGFKSFELIPQNAFYVIPRPFDPDKEMTRTLKIKRNEILESFKKEVSDLTKN from the coding sequence TTGGAAACTGATCAAAAGTATTTTTACGATATGCTGGAAAGGACGGCATCTAAATTTCCGAATAAGGAAAGTTTTTCCCGTAGAACCAAAGATGGAATTAAAGGAAGGACTTTTTCAGAGATCAAGTCCTTAACGGATTCTTTGATTGCAGGTCTGATCGAAGAAGGAGTCCAAAAAGACGATAAGATCTTATATCTTTGTGATTCGAGTCAGAACTGGATCATAGGTGATATCGCTATCGTCTCTGCAGGGGCTGTATCTGTTCCGAGAGGAACCGATGTGGTTGACGAAGATATATTATATATTGTTAATCATTCCGAGAGTAAATATGCAATCGTTCAGAAAGAGAAAGATAAACAAAGATTAGTCAACCTTGGTTCTAAACTTCCTAGTTTGAAAAAAGTTTTTGTGATCGAAGACGATATTGGAGATCTAAAATCGGGAACCGACACGATCCTTGGCCTAATCGAAAGAGGAAAATCGAATCTGTCAAAAGATCCTGGCATTGTTCGCAAAAGACTCCAGGAAAAATCTCCGAATGAACTTGCTACTTTGATCTATACCTCGGGAACTACCGGCGCTCCCAAAGGAGTTATGCTCACCCAAACAGGCTGGATTTCCGCGGTGGAAAAAGTAATTGGATTTGTTCAATTAACTTCTGCGGATTCAGGTGTAAGCCTTCTTCCTCCTTGGCATGCTTTCGAAAGAGCGATCGAATATTGTATCTTAGAATTAGGTGCAGGGTTTCTAGTTTCCAATATTAGTAACTTGAAAGAAGATTTGAAGGAATTCCAACCGACATTATTCCCTTCTGTTCCAAGGATTTGGGAATCTCTATATAACGGAATTATGAATAAGGTCTCCAAGGAATCCGGCTTCAAAAGAGCAGTATTCAATTTCTGTCTGAAAATTGGGAATCTTTGGGCAGTTCAAAAAGGAGTTCTGTTTGGTTACGATTTCAGGATAGAAAAGCCTAATTTTATCGTCTGGACCTTCTCTAAATTCTCCTCTTTGGTCCTTCTCATTTTATTATCTCCTCTCAAGTTACTAGCATTGGCAGTTTTCAAACCTATCCACAATGCTCTTGGTGGAAAATTAAGAGTCTCCGTTTCTGCAGGAAGTGCTCTTCCTTCTGTAGTGGATAAATTTTTATCTTCTATCGGGTTAATCGTTTTGGAAGGATATGGAATGACGGAAACTTCTGCAGTACTTTCCATTCGTAAGCCTAAACAACCTTCTCCTGGAACCGTAGGAACTCCAATACAAGGCTACGAATGTATTTTGAAAGATGAGCATGGCAATCTTGTCTCTCAGGGCGGAAAAGGAAGTCTTTGGGTAAAATCCAAACAGGTTCTTATGGGATATTACAAACGTCCTGAATTGAACGATGTAGTTTTTGATAAGAATGGTTTCTTCGATACTGGTGACATCATGCGTTTTAATTATAGAAACGAATTGGTGTTTGCAGGAAGGGCAAAGGATACTATAGTGCTTGCCGGAGGAGAGAATGTGGAACCGGTTCCTATAGAGGACCAGCTTTTAAATTCTCCTTATGTGAACCAAGTTATGGTAACAGGTCACGAGGCAAAACATTTAGTGGTTCTGATCGTTCCGGATTTTGAAAGATTGAAGGCCGAATTTCCGGATATACCGGAGGATGCGAATGTTTGGAATTCTCATCCTAAAATTAGAGAGATCTTCAAGAAAGAAGTTTCGGATAGAATATCCCGTAAAACAGGATTTAAATCTTTCGAGCTGATCCCTCAAAATGCGTTCTATGTCATTCCAAGACCTTTCGATCCGGATAAGGAAATGACCAGGACCTTAAAAATAAAAAGAAACGAAATATTAGAAAGTTTTAAAAAAGAAGTTTCCGATCTGACCAAAAATTAG
- a CDS encoding cysteine-rich CWC family protein, which yields MPQKKCPQCSRVLECGVDQGTCWCFDIRLDGEVLKNIREMYEDCLCKDCLTHFETNVVNQNI from the coding sequence ATGCCCCAGAAGAAATGCCCTCAATGTTCTCGCGTTTTGGAATGCGGAGTGGACCAAGGAACTTGTTGGTGTTTTGATATTCGTTTAGATGGGGAAGTTTTAAAGAATATAAGAGAAATGTATGAAGACTGCTTATGTAAAGATTGTTTAACTCATTTTGAAACGAACGTAGTTAATCAAAATATTTGA
- a CDS encoding M23 family metallopeptidase gives MEKMIKKRIDQVKEKGHQRLTVLLIPHGFDKSFHFQISIFTIFFLVGLLFAIVGIAVLGIVRYNNTRIQINALASVYGKYFDEYIEYSEKLGDIRDDFASLNENLQEVHSLIDGESDELLKLPDESDSEDLAATELKVEEAVDKDLMLGRSYLSEIYGYRAVRVSMEKNKALVDSVFNFLDSRYGIMNSLPFGEPLLSYNLTSYYGMRRSPTFGYMEFHDGVDLANVPGTDITATGDGRVYRAIYSNRGYGNHIVIAHANGYYSLYGHCTSLKVREGEYVHKGQRIATVGATGNVTGPHLHYEVWIGESNRTDPMDYMKVGFGQY, from the coding sequence ATGGAAAAGATGATAAAAAAACGCATCGACCAGGTAAAAGAAAAAGGTCACCAAAGGTTGACGGTTCTTTTAATCCCTCATGGATTCGATAAGTCCTTCCATTTTCAAATTTCTATCTTCACTATCTTCTTTTTAGTAGGATTATTATTTGCGATCGTAGGGATCGCGGTTTTAGGAATTGTTCGTTATAATAATACAAGGATCCAGATCAACGCACTCGCTTCCGTTTACGGAAAATATTTCGATGAGTATATCGAATACAGCGAAAAGTTAGGAGATATCCGAGATGATTTCGCAAGTCTGAACGAAAATTTGCAGGAAGTTCATTCTTTGATTGATGGCGAGTCGGATGAGTTGCTTAAACTTCCCGATGAATCAGACTCGGAGGACTTAGCTGCTACAGAATTAAAGGTAGAAGAAGCAGTGGATAAGGATCTCATGTTAGGTAGATCCTATCTCTCTGAAATTTATGGATATCGCGCAGTAAGAGTTTCCATGGAAAAGAACAAAGCTCTTGTCGACTCCGTATTTAACTTTTTAGACTCCAGATATGGAATTATGAATTCTCTCCCATTTGGAGAACCATTATTATCTTATAATTTAACTTCTTATTATGGAATGAGAAGGTCTCCTACTTTTGGATATATGGAATTCCATGACGGAGTGGACTTGGCGAATGTTCCAGGCACAGACATCACGGCTACCGGAGATGGAAGAGTTTATCGTGCCATTTATTCCAACAGAGGATACGGAAATCATATCGTGATAGCTCATGCAAATGGATATTACAGTTTATACGGCCACTGCACATCATTAAAAGTAAGAGAAGGTGAATATGTTCATAAAGGACAGAGGATCGCGACTGTGGGTGCCACAGGAAACGTAACAGGTCCTCACCTTCACTATGAAGTATGGATCGGAGAGTCGAACCGCACCGATCCTATGGATTATATGAAAGTAGGTTTCGGCCAATATTAA
- a CDS encoding cytochrome P450 codes for MFSLHEPTSGRTKKNKPNLPPGVFGIRALPYVSKLAKDPIGFFQLMHSKFGKSVRFGLRQVTFHLITQPEDMKRVLQENNQNYHKGVFYKELGRILGKGLLNSEGEFWKKQRKLIQPSFHKQRISEFVEIMAQETQKTSENWKKVSSLDISKEMMRLTFAIVGRTLFRTEVESYAARIEHSLKIALELVTKRITRIFPFPFSWPTPENLKLKRALKDMHSVVDELIAERKKNPSNDLISMLLEVRDEETGETMSEAQVRDEAITLLLAGHETTANALSWGFYLLSKHPEICEKVREEATKVLGDKTPSLEDVQKLTYTRKVLDEVLRLYPPAWVIERTAMGPDQIGGYDVETGTNISICIFNIHRNPDFWENPDKFDPDRFDEERSVDRPKYAYLPFGGGPRICIGNIFALTEATLILAMLVKNYKFQTDPNHPVVMEPLVTLRAKYGILLNIVST; via the coding sequence TTGTTTTCCTTGCATGAACCGACCTCAGGTCGTACCAAAAAAAATAAGCCGAATCTTCCTCCTGGAGTTTTCGGGATCCGGGCCCTTCCTTACGTTTCCAAATTGGCAAAAGATCCGATCGGATTTTTTCAATTAATGCATTCCAAATTCGGAAAATCGGTTCGATTCGGTTTGAGACAGGTTACATTTCATTTAATCACTCAGCCTGAAGATATGAAAAGGGTCCTGCAGGAAAACAATCAGAACTATCATAAGGGAGTTTTTTATAAAGAACTCGGAAGAATTTTAGGCAAAGGATTGTTGAATAGCGAAGGAGAGTTTTGGAAAAAGCAGAGAAAGCTTATCCAACCTTCTTTTCATAAACAAAGGATCTCCGAATTTGTCGAGATCATGGCTCAGGAAACCCAAAAAACTTCCGAAAATTGGAAGAAAGTTTCCAGTCTGGACATTTCAAAAGAGATGATGCGACTAACGTTTGCGATCGTAGGAAGAACCTTATTCAGAACCGAAGTAGAAAGTTACGCCGCAAGAATAGAACATTCTTTAAAGATTGCGTTGGAGCTGGTCACTAAAAGGATCACTCGTATTTTTCCATTTCCTTTTAGCTGGCCTACTCCTGAAAATTTAAAACTCAAACGTGCCTTAAAAGATATGCATTCCGTAGTGGATGAGTTGATCGCAGAACGTAAAAAAAATCCTTCTAACGATTTGATCTCCATGCTTCTAGAAGTCAGGGACGAAGAAACCGGAGAAACTATGAGCGAAGCTCAGGTTAGAGACGAGGCAATCACACTTCTTCTTGCCGGACATGAAACTACTGCAAATGCATTGTCTTGGGGATTTTATCTTTTATCCAAACATCCTGAGATCTGTGAAAAAGTAAGGGAAGAAGCAACCAAAGTTTTAGGAGATAAAACTCCTAGTTTGGAAGACGTTCAAAAATTGACATACACTCGCAAAGTATTGGATGAGGTTTTGAGATTATATCCTCCTGCTTGGGTGATTGAACGAACTGCGATGGGTCCTGACCAAATTGGCGGTTATGATGTAGAGACCGGCACCAATATCTCCATTTGCATTTTTAATATTCATCGAAATCCTGATTTTTGGGAAAATCCTGACAAGTTTGATCCGGATCGTTTTGATGAAGAAAGATCTGTGGATAGGCCAAAGTATGCATATCTTCCTTTTGGAGGTGGGCCAAGGATTTGTATCGGTAATATTTTCGCATTAACGGAAGCCACACTGATCCTTGCTATGTTGGTCAAAAACTACAAATTCCAAACGGATCCGAATCATCCTGTAGTTATGGAACCTTTAGTCACATTAAGAGCGAAGTACGGAATTCTATTAAACATAGTTTCCACTTGA
- a CDS encoding acyl-CoA dehydrogenase family protein — MFLNPYLTSSDLEFYETVKDFAKERVLPSVEDRDEHGVWGDDIWKEMGNMGLLGIPVPEEFGGQGGTCLQCCIAQEAFNAGSLDGGFGLSWGAHMIIGTLPILFQGTDAQKKKYLPKLASGEWIAGLALTEPDSGSDAAAMNTFATKVDGGFILNGSKLFITNGPNGQVFIVMARTTKSRGPMGVSAFIVESHMKGFHVSKVLKKLGHNTSMTAELSFQDMFVPDENLLGPLNSGFVRIGKGTLEWERTVLVAAVPGGMEFGLELCLDYAWKRHQFGKPILSFFGVQEKIARNWAYLCASRRLIYFVANKKDQDPTASLPFESSALKVFVTETAEELASDAVQIHGGMGYMRECHVSRQYRDVRLGTIGGGTTEVQKSIISSTYKGFEKLMDVLQQSQPEEIRTKAEKILANTPEEKVLTAAKELLKAAGEHSDRKKKQSLEFGFADLAVFVTTVQLGFWDTANSTSEYKSEDRLRDLKILTFYAGCRFFKSVHFLKELDAEKTKNLMRLFSELPSVEKEVADCVEFLKNGVLGAQLA, encoded by the coding sequence ATGTTTTTAAATCCGTACTTAACGTCCTCCGATCTGGAGTTTTACGAAACCGTAAAGGACTTCGCAAAAGAGAGAGTATTACCTTCCGTAGAAGATCGGGACGAACACGGCGTATGGGGAGACGATATCTGGAAGGAAATGGGGAATATGGGCTTATTAGGCATTCCTGTTCCAGAAGAATTTGGAGGCCAAGGTGGGACCTGCCTTCAATGTTGTATTGCTCAAGAAGCGTTTAACGCAGGTTCTCTAGACGGAGGATTCGGACTTTCTTGGGGAGCCCATATGATTATCGGGACTCTTCCTATTCTTTTTCAAGGAACAGATGCTCAAAAGAAAAAATACCTTCCTAAACTTGCATCCGGAGAATGGATAGCAGGTCTAGCTTTGACTGAGCCTGATTCAGGTTCGGACGCTGCAGCGATGAATACATTCGCGACTAAAGTGGATGGAGGTTTCATTCTAAACGGAAGCAAACTGTTTATCACCAACGGACCGAACGGACAAGTGTTCATCGTGATGGCGAGAACGACTAAGTCAAGAGGACCAATGGGAGTCTCTGCATTTATAGTAGAATCCCATATGAAAGGATTTCACGTAAGTAAAGTCCTTAAGAAGTTGGGGCATAATACTTCCATGACTGCTGAACTTTCTTTCCAAGATATGTTTGTGCCTGATGAAAATCTTTTAGGTCCTCTAAATTCAGGTTTTGTTCGTATCGGAAAAGGAACACTAGAATGGGAAAGAACAGTTCTAGTCGCAGCAGTTCCGGGTGGAATGGAATTCGGATTGGAACTTTGTTTAGATTACGCATGGAAACGTCACCAATTCGGAAAACCGATCTTATCTTTCTTCGGAGTACAAGAAAAAATTGCACGTAACTGGGCGTATCTATGCGCTTCCAGAAGATTGATCTATTTCGTAGCAAATAAGAAGGATCAAGATCCAACTGCAAGTCTTCCATTCGAAAGTTCTGCATTAAAAGTTTTTGTTACGGAAACTGCGGAAGAGTTAGCAAGCGATGCAGTTCAGATCCACGGCGGAATGGGTTATATGAGAGAATGTCATGTAAGCCGTCAGTATAGGGATGTAAGACTCGGCACAATCGGTGGAGGAACAACCGAAGTCCAAAAAAGTATTATATCTTCTACCTACAAAGGTTTTGAAAAGTTGATGGATGTCCTACAACAATCTCAACCAGAAGAGATCAGAACTAAGGCAGAAAAAATCCTAGCAAACACTCCGGAAGAGAAAGTTCTTACTGCGGCGAAAGAATTATTGAAAGCAGCGGGAGAACATTCTGACAGAAAGAAAAAACAATCTTTGGAATTCGGATTTGCAGACCTTGCAGTATTCGTGACCACAGTTCAGTTAGGATTCTGGGATACTGCAAATTCTACTTCTGAATACAAATCGGAAGACAGGCTTAGAGATCTAAAAATACTAACCTTCTACGCCGGATGCAGATTTTTCAAAAGTGTACATTTCTTAAAAGAACTGGATGCCGAAAAAACCAAAAACTTGATGAGACTTTTCTCCGAACTTCCTTCCGTGGAAAAAGAAGTGGCTGATTGTGTGGAGTTCCTGAAAAACGGGGTCTTAGGCGCACAACTCGCTTAA